CGATGCGATTATGGGCTTCTTCGTCGTCTGGCAGATCCGCGAATGGACCTTCCTGAAAACGCTCGCCGTGTTCGGCGTGTTCCTTGCGCTCGACCTCTTGTTCCTGGGCTCCAACCTTTTGAAGCTGCTGCAGGGCGGCTGGGTGCCGCTTATGATCGCGTCGATCCTGATGATCATCATGACGACCTGGATCCAGGGCACATTCATCCTGTCGTCCCGCGCCCGCAAGCGCGAGGTGAAGATCGAAAAGTTCATCGGCGAATATAAAACGCGCTATCCCGATCTACGGCGCGTGCATGGCTCGGCTTTCTTCTTCGCGGGCGATCCAAACCACACGCCTGCGTCGCTGCTGCAGAACATCCGCCATAACAAGGTGCTGCACCAGAACAACATCATCCTGTCGGTCAAGATTGAACCGTTCCCGCATGTGCCGCCCGAAGACCGCGCGCTGGTCACCCACCTGAACGAGGAATTCAGCGTGGTCGTGCTGCGTTTCGGCTTCAAGGACCATCCCGACGTGCAGGAAGAACTGATCAAGATGAACCGCACGCAGGACAACGGCATCGATTTCGACTGGGAAGACACCTCCCTGTTCCTGTCGCGCCGTTCCATCAAATCGCATCCCAAATACGGCATGTCGGGCTGGCAGGACATCATTTACATCTGGCTGTCCAAACACGCTGCCGAACCGACCGATTTCTATAAACTGCCCGTCGGCCGCGTCATCGAAATCGGCCGTCATGTGATTATCTAGGGCTGTTAACCCTTTTTATTTTGCATAATAGTGTTATTTCTGGTATAAAATCCGAACGCCATTAAAGGCGGGAGGGAGAATCACCATGAATAATCCGGCAAAAAAGCTTGGACGTTTCGGCGCATCGCTGGCCATCGCTTTTAACCTTGCTGCCTGCGCAACCCCTCCGGCGAACAATAACGCTCCCCGCAACGACCGCGACAGCGCGCCCGACGTAACCGTCGTGCAGGCTTCATACGTCCAGCCTGCCGCCTATGTGACCCCTGCGGGCGGCGATGTCCTGCGTTTTTACAACCTGCATACCGAAGAAAGCATCACTGTCAGGCGCAACCGCGGCGATGCCATTTCGCGCGAAGCCAACTGGTTCATGCGCGATTTCCGCCGCGGCGAAACGGCGAACATGGATCCCGCGCTGTTCGACCTGCTGGGCCGCCTGAAAACGGAAATCCAGCGCCGCCATCCGGGTTTGGAAGTGGAATATCAGGTTGTTTCCCCTTACCGCGCGCCCGCCACGAACGAAGCGCTGCGCGATGCCGGCGGCGGCCAGGCCGAAAGTTCGCAGCATACGCATGGCAAGGCGATCGACATCAAGGTGCCCGGGCTTTCGACGGTTGAGCTGCGCAATATCGCGACCTGCCTGAACCTCGGCGGTGTCGGTTATTATGCCGAAGACGGCTTCGTGCATATGGATACCGGCCGCGTGCGGTACTGGCCGTCGCGCGATTATCTCTCGACGCTCAAATGTAATTAATCCGGCTTTTCGTCCGTCATCGCATAGCCGTAGCGTTCGGCATGCGGCTTCAGGATACCCAGCACGGGTGCCATCTGTTCGCGGTATTTCAGCCAGCGGCCGCTGGCGCGCGTGTAGATTTTCTGCGTTACCTGATGATAGCTGGGCGTGTTGATCAGGCCCTTTTTCTGCGCGGTCTTGTCGTATTCCAGCACGGCGTCGTTCCAGGGCACATTCAGGAATTCCAGCAGTTCTGCGACGGTCGGCCGGAAATCGGCCACGACATCTTCGTAACGGATGACATGGACATTCAGCGGCAGCGTTTTCGCGTAATGCTCCCAGACCGAAAAGGCCTCGTCATAAAAACGCGCGGAATCCTCAAGGTCCAGGAAACGCGCCATGGCGGGGTTCAAAAAGAAGTCCTGCATGAAGCAGCTAAGAACTGAATCGCAGGGGTGGCGCAGGGCCAGAATGAACTTAGCCTTGGGGAACACACGCTGGATCAGCCCGACATGCAAGATGTTGAGCGGCAGCTTATCGACGAAAACAGTCTTTTGCGGGCTGCTGCCGTGTTCCGCGAAAAACTTGTCGCGCATGACCGCGATATCCTGAGCTGTCAGTTTCGGCATGGCGGCGGGATAGCAGGTGTCGCCCAGCGGATGTTCGTGGGGCTGCGCCGTGCCATAGGTGCGGACAAGGTGGTGGATCATCTTGTCGACGGCGGGTTTTTCCTCGGCGACGGCAATGTCGGGGTGGCTTGCCATGATCTGGTCGAGAAGCGTGGTGCCGGAACGGGGGAAGCCGACCAGAAAAACAGGGGCGGGCGCCGATTCCTCCGGCTGCGGTCCCTGTGACATATCGGCGGTAAAGCCGCGCAAAAGACGCGCAGCCAGCTGCGGGTAAAGACCGTTGTGGAAATTGTGCAGCTTCGTCAGCTGCGCCTTGCAGGTGTTGGCTTTCGTGAAGGCATCGAAGGCCTGCGCGGCATCGTCGCGGCGGTCATACAACTGCCCCATCTCGTAGAAGAATGTGGCGTTGCCCGCCACATCGGGGCGCAGCTTGTCCTTGAAAGCCTCCAGCAACGCAAGCGCGTCGTCGTGCCGGCCACGGCGGCGCAGGATTTTTGCCTCGCACAGCGCGATAAACGGCGACGGCGGCAGCTGCTGCTTGGCTTTTTCCAGCGCCTGTTCCGCGTCGCCGATGCGGTTGGTTTTTTCGTAGAGATCCATCAGGAACAGCCATGCGCTTTCCAGCGGGAAAATATCGACGGCACGTTTCAGCGCGTCAATCGCCTCGTCCAGCCGCTTGTGTTCGGCATACAGCGCGCCCAGGTTCCGCCAGGCCTGCGCATGGCGGGGGTTGAGCGTCAACGCCTGCTTGTAGGCCTTTTCCGCAAGCTCGGGACGGCGGGTGTCGCGCATCACATCGCCGATATTCGCATGGGGGTTCGGCCATTTCGGGTTCGCGCGGATCGCGGCGATCAGGTGTTTTTCCGCGCCCGGCAGGTCGCCCGTGCGGTACTGCAGCAGGCCCATATTGTTCAGGACCTGAAAATTCGCGGGATCCAGCATGAACGCCTTTTCCAGCAGGGGGCGCGCCTGTTCAAACTGCGCCTGTTCCAGCAGGAACGCGCCATAGCTGTTAAGCACAAACGCGTTTTGCGGGGCGCGCGCCAGCGCCTGCTTGTAATGCGCCTCCGCCCGCTCGGGCCGCCCTGCCTGCCAGTTGGCGGTACCAAGGTCGCTCTGCAGCTCGCCGGCGTTGGGGGCCTTCGCGGCTGCTTCCTCAAGAAGGGCGATGCCTTTATCGACCTGACCTGCTGCCAGCAACGCGATCGCATTACGGCGGATGAGTTCAAGCGGAGATGTGGTTGCGCGCGGTGTTTGTTTCATGGCTGTCCAGGCGTTCCGGTAAAAACGATCAATGTAAATACAATGGCGGTGGCAACGGCCGGTTTATTGGCCCGCTTCCAGATAGGCGGCATCGCATAGCTGAAGATCTTTGGTCGGGCTGCTGGCATCGCCGAACACCACTTTTTCTTTATGATCAGGCCCCATCGTCGTGCCGGTGTAGTCCCTGGCGACGCAATGCGGCTTTACGCCGTTCAGCCAATGCTGGATGGAAAGGAATACGCCGCCGCCCTTGCCGAAAATGCCGCCATGAAGGTGATCGGGCCTGACGCGGATCGCATGGCCGCGCAGTTTCGCAAAGCCGAGCGCGCCGCCGTCCGGCGCGATATCCGATTCCGGACTCGTAAATTTGCCGGAATGGGAAAACCTGATATTGCCGCCGACATAGATTTCGATGCTGTCGACATTCGGGTGCACATGTTCGGGAATAATCGTGCCTTCCGGAACGATAAACATCTGAACCTGAAACTGCCCCTCGCGGTACATCAGCACGGAAGTGACGTTTTCGATACGGTCAACCGCGCCATGAAACGGCACGGCGCCCAGCACCCCGGCATTCTTTAAAAATTGATGGGCGAATTTTTGCAATTCATCCAGTTTTTCAAAGTTATTCATGCGGCCCACCTTTTTGCAGAATTCATTCGGTACTGCATTTTGCGGCGAAGGAAAAGCGATTTCACGGCAAAACGACCCGGAACGCAGGAAAAAGCAGAGCTGAATGATTTAGAGAGGAAAGTGGTGGACACAACAGGGATTGAACCTGTGACCCCTACCATGTCAAGATAGTGCTCTACCGCTGAGCCCACTCTATACAAGCACAAAAACCCAATAGATTCAGTGCCAACTGACCACATATTTTTGCAGCAAATCGGAGAGGGTCTTTCCCTCAATAGCTGACTGGTTTCCAGGGAGAGCATTCCGGTCTATGGAAGTCTCCATAGCTCTCGCCCATGCCAGAGCGTCTTCCTTCAAACAGAACGATTTGGTGAGGGCGTTATGTCCCTTCCTGCGGACTTGTACGTGCCATCTGCTGCCACGTTTTCTTAGAGTCGCCATGAATCGAACAGCCTTTTTGCGTGTGCCACAGTTGTGCCACTGGCCTTATTCGATTTTTTCGCTTGTATAGTACCCCTCTAAGCCGCTGATTTGGCTGGAGAAGTGGTGGACACAACAGGGATTGAACCTGTGACCCCTACCATGTCAAGATAGTGCTCTACCGCTGAGCTATGTGTCCTTGGTCAGGCCGTTTTATTAGCACGGCATTTCCGATTTATGCAAGTCCTATCGTAATCCGCTGGAATCGTGGAAAAAACCGGCTATTTCAGGAATCACCTCATAAAAGATTGTCCCCAGACCGGGGGGGCGGTCTGGGCGCGGCTTTGCCGCCGGTCAAAAAGATTGCTCCCAGACCGGGGGGGCGGTCTGGGAGCAGTGGTTTACGGAGGGGGAATTATCTCCGTTGGGGGTCCGGTCGTAACTCTTAAACCTGTTGTGCGCGGGCCGGCTTGTGGGCGAAGTCCGCGTAAATGATGTTGCTGTCTGCCGACTGCATCGGTGTTTTCAGCGGCAGGCTGCCCTGGCCCATCAGGTACCGCACGCGGGTCGCAATCTCCTTCAGGTGGAAGGGGCGCGTGGTGACGGGGGCGGGGGCATAAGCGGGGGTTGCATGAGTATCCATCGCAACACCTGCGAAACCCGTAATGAAAATGACCTGAAGGCCGGGATTGTCCTGCAGCGCCTTCTGGGCGAGGACGAAGCCGTCGATGCCGGGCATCACGACGTTCACCAGCAGCACATCATAAGAGTCACGCGACGACACGCGCCATGCATCGAGGCAGTTATCGACGCTCTCGACCGTATTGCCCGCTTTTTTCAGCGTGGCGGCCAGGTAGGCTGCGGTGGTTGAATTGTGTTCTGCGATCAGGATCTTAGCCATTTGAAGTCACTCCCCTATGTTTTGTTTTTCTTTGCCGTTTCTTCTCTCTGTGTCTCTCCGTGGTGTCGACGCCCCGTTGATCCGGTTTTTTTTAATTTCTCGTTAACGTCTTATGTTAATAGTAAAACATTTTACAGAAACATGGTCAAGGGCATTTATGAACAAGAAGTTAAGGATTGGTGTAATTAAATTTCAGTAACGGTTGTCTAAATGTGGAATTTCAATAATTTATGGAAAAATACTGAGCGATGAAATTCTTTACATTTTCTTAAGAAGCTGGCAAAGCAATGCAGCTATTTTTCAGAAGGAAGCGAAAACCATGCGCCATTTCTACATGCTGCCGCTGCTGACCGGCCTGATTTCATTCATCTTTATGGGAGTCGCGACTCACGCGGGCGCTTTCGACCAGAACGATAAAGCGGTTCAGAATATCGTGACGCTCGAAAAGTATAAAGACGCGCTGCCCGAAACCGCCGAAGAACTCGATCTGGCGGGCTTCGTGGCGCTGAAGGATAAAGGCGCGGTGACGGTGCTGGATGTGCGCGGCGCGGATTCATACGCCCGCCGCCATTTGACCGGGTCGGTAAATGCGCCGCTGACCGACCTGACGGAAAAGAACCTGCCCACGCTGGCGCCTGATAAGGACGCGCCTGTGGTGCTGGTCTGCGATTTCAGCTTTTTCCCCACCCGTATGGTGTCGATGACGCTGCAGGCCTATCCGGTGCTCAAATCGCAGGGGTATAAAAACATCTATCGTCTCAACCTCTGGCAGGGCAAGAACGGCGGCGGCATGGTGTCGCAGGAAGATCAGGAAAAAGCGCTGGCCTTCGAGGGCAGCGAGGTCAAGCCCGCGAAGAAATAAACCGCGCGGCAGTCTCAAAAAAAACGGCGCCAGTAACGGCGCCGTTTTTTTTGAGACTGATAAAAATCAGTCCTGCTTTTTTTCTTCTTCTTTTTTGTCTTCTTCCTTCGGCGCAGCGTCTTTTTCTTGCGCGCTCTTGCGGTATTCGGCGATGCGCTGCTTTAGGCTATCCTTGTCCGGGACGCCGGAAAACGTGTCGTCGCCCACGATAAAGGACGGCGTGCCGTTGAAATTCATCTGCTGTGCCAGCGAACGGTTACGCTCGATCTGCATCATGGCATCTGTACCGTCGATATAGGAGCGCGCGGCGCCCAGATCCATGCCGATGTCTTTGGCGGCGGCCTCGATATCCTCGTTTTTCAGCGCACCTTTATGCGACATCATCTTTTCGTGGAACTCGAAATACTTGTCCTGACGTTGTGCCGCCAGCGCCCATTTGGCGGAGGTTTCGGAAGTGGGGCCCAGGATCGGGAAATCCTTGAAGATCACTTTCACGCCGGAATCTTCTTTCGCGATGTCGCGCAGCGTGAAGAACACATCCTTGCAGTAATGGCAGTTGTAATCGAAAAATTCGACAATCGTCACGTCGCCGGTCTTGTTACCGATAAAGGGCGATTTTTCGTTCTTGAACAATTCATCATGGTTGCGCTGCAGGGCTTCTTCCTGCTTCGACGCCATTTCCTTGCTCTGGTAGCTGTTGACCGCTTCCAGGATCAGCTGCGGGTTCTCCATGATATAGTCATGGATCATCTTGTTGATGTCGTCCTTGGTGAAATTTTCTGCCGCCATGACCGGCGCGGCCGCGAAAATACCCGCCGCCAGCGCTGCCGGAAGGACGAATTTATTCATATATTTCTGGAACATGCAAAAACCCCTGACCCTGTTGGTGTACACAACTATAACAATGTGAGCCTTAAGCCCCCAAAATCAATCCCTTTTTTTGTCTTTCTTGTCCTGTTTCTTCTGGCGGCGGGCGGCATCGAGGATATCCCCCGCCCTGATCCAGCTGGCCGAATTCTGTTTGAGCGATTGCTGGGCCAGCTTCGCCTCCCGGATCGCGAAATCGGTCTTGCCGCGCAACAATTGTTCTTCGGCCAGATGCAGGCGGGACAGGCCTTCCTGTCCCTGTTTGCCATAGGCAATAGCCAGAAAATGATGGGTCTTGATGTCCTTGGGTTCGGATTGCAGCGCGCGCTCGAACTGCTTCACGGCCTCGGCATAATGTTTTTGCGTGTCCTTGGCGGATTCCAGCAGCGCATGGCCATAGGCCGCGCGGATCAGTCCGGATTGCGGCGCCAGCTCGACCGATTTCGCATAGGCCGTAATCGCGTCGTCGATGCGCGCGTGTTCAAACAGCATCTGGCCCTTCAGTTCAAGGAAATAGGGGTTGCGCGGTTCTTCCTTGATCAGCGGGTCCAGCAGCTTCAACGCGTCGTCGAGGCGACCTTTGCGGTACAGCGCGATGGCGCGGCCATAGCGCGACGCAACCGATGTTCCTTTGTCCTGCAGCGCCTGATCGGGCAGCAAAAATCCTTTCAGCTTGGCGACCATGCGCGCATGCATATCAGCCCAACTGGCAGGCAGCGGATCGCCCTTGTAACGCGCGGCGGCGTTTTCCAGCGACGCAATGCGGTCCCGCGTCAGGGGGTGCGTGCGCACATATTCGGTCTGCTGCGATTCCGGCAGCAGCTCCTGATCTGCCAGCGTCTCCATGAAGGACACAAGCCCCGATACCGGCATGCGTGCACCTTTCAGGTAGGCGACCGCCGACTGGTCGGCGGCCGTTTCCTGTATGCGGCTGTGGCGCAGCGCCGCGCGCTGGCCGACCGAATTGGCGGCGGACAGCACGGCCATGCCCGCTTCGCCCGACCCGGCGGCGGCACCGACCGCGATGCCCAGCAATGTCGCCGCCATCACCTGAAAGGACAGGTCTTCCATTTCGCTGCGCATGCGGATCAGGTCGCCGTTCGCGATATGGCCGGTTTCATGCGCGATCACGCCGAACAGCTCCGCCGGGTTTTTCGTGCGCAGGATCAGGCCTGTAAAAATGAAAATATTCTGCCCGCCGGCAACGAAGGCGTTCAGGTCGTTCTGGTCGATCAGGATGAATTTGACGGCGCCGGACGATAGACCCGCCTGATCGAAGACGGGCCTGCTGAAGGTGCGCAGCGACTGTTCGATTTCCTCG
This sequence is a window from Alphaproteobacteria bacterium. Protein-coding genes within it:
- a CDS encoding M48 family metalloprotease, whose amino-acid sequence is MMIKRTLIALALIALVTVSTRADAAGMGVIRDEEIEQSLRTFSRPVFDQAGLSSGAVKFILIDQNDLNAFVAGGQNIFIFTGLILRTKNPAELFGVIAHETGHIANGDLIRMRSEMEDLSFQVMAATLLGIAVGAAAGSGEAGMAVLSAANSVGQRAALRHSRIQETAADQSAVAYLKGARMPVSGLVSFMETLADQELLPESQQTEYVRTHPLTRDRIASLENAAARYKGDPLPASWADMHARMVAKLKGFLLPDQALQDKGTSVASRYGRAIALYRKGRLDDALKLLDPLIKEEPRNPYFLELKGQMLFEHARIDDAITAYAKSVELAPQSGLIRAAYGHALLESAKDTQKHYAEAVKQFERALQSEPKDIKTHHFLAIAYGKQGQEGLSRLHLAEEQLLRGKTDFAIREAKLAQQSLKQNSASWIRAGDILDAARRQKKQDKKDKKRD
- a CDS encoding sulfotransferase translates to MKQTPRATTSPLELIRRNAIALLAAGQVDKGIALLEEAAAKAPNAGELQSDLGTANWQAGRPERAEAHYKQALARAPQNAFVLNSYGAFLLEQAQFEQARPLLEKAFMLDPANFQVLNNMGLLQYRTGDLPGAEKHLIAAIRANPKWPNPHANIGDVMRDTRRPELAEKAYKQALTLNPRHAQAWRNLGALYAEHKRLDEAIDALKRAVDIFPLESAWLFLMDLYEKTNRIGDAEQALEKAKQQLPPSPFIALCEAKILRRRGRHDDALALLEAFKDKLRPDVAGNATFFYEMGQLYDRRDDAAQAFDAFTKANTCKAQLTKLHNFHNGLYPQLAARLLRGFTADMSQGPQPEESAPAPVFLVGFPRSGTTLLDQIMASHPDIAVAEEKPAVDKMIHHLVRTYGTAQPHEHPLGDTCYPAAMPKLTAQDIAVMRDKFFAEHGSSPQKTVFVDKLPLNILHVGLIQRVFPKAKFILALRHPCDSVLSCFMQDFFLNPAMARFLDLEDSARFYDEAFSVWEHYAKTLPLNVHVIRYEDVVADFRPTVAELLEFLNVPWNDAVLEYDKTAQKKGLINTPSYHQVTQKIYTRASGRWLKYREQMAPVLGILKPHAERYGYAMTDEKPD
- a CDS encoding YcbK family protein, producing the protein MNNPAKKLGRFGASLAIAFNLAACATPPANNNAPRNDRDSAPDVTVVQASYVQPAAYVTPAGGDVLRFYNLHTEESITVRRNRGDAISREANWFMRDFRRGETANMDPALFDLLGRLKTEIQRRHPGLEVEYQVVSPYRAPATNEALRDAGGGQAESSQHTHGKAIDIKVPGLSTVELRNIATCLNLGGVGYYAEDGFVHMDTGRVRYWPSRDYLSTLKCN
- a CDS encoding thioredoxin domain-containing protein, yielding MFQKYMNKFVLPAALAAGIFAAAPVMAAENFTKDDINKMIHDYIMENPQLILEAVNSYQSKEMASKQEEALQRNHDELFKNEKSPFIGNKTGDVTIVEFFDYNCHYCKDVFFTLRDIAKEDSGVKVIFKDFPILGPTSETSAKWALAAQRQDKYFEFHEKMMSHKGALKNEDIEAAAKDIGMDLGAARSYIDGTDAMMQIERNRSLAQQMNFNGTPSFIVGDDTFSGVPDKDSLKQRIAEYRKSAQEKDAAPKEEDKKEEEKKQD
- a CDS encoding response regulator, which encodes MAKILIAEHNSTTAAYLAATLKKAGNTVESVDNCLDAWRVSSRDSYDVLLVNVVMPGIDGFVLAQKALQDNPGLQVIFITGFAGVAMDTHATPAYAPAPVTTRPFHLKEIATRVRYLMGQGSLPLKTPMQSADSNIIYADFAHKPARAQQV